The following proteins come from a genomic window of Triticum aestivum cultivar Chinese Spring chromosome 6A, IWGSC CS RefSeq v2.1, whole genome shotgun sequence:
- the LOC123127693 gene encoding ribosomal RNA-processing protein 14: MGRKPSASAAAAAAAADHDSTVASAKAAELLAAAADCEGIHGHSMFFDALVQLIPPRFYLSADDDVRPYYQGLSKAAKAAMKAQSRANIKAARRARLDPAGPPSSTLDLLKKSVADQEAEEKKEEEEDNSQDGSQESDDEATSEGGDDDQDNEEGDEEEEEEEEAEDEKQEMQMAPAAVVSEDRSVTYEELRERLQRRITELRGNRCTRPEFLNKPQKEKGKKGKGAKVKGKEEGTKRKREDGTGDAEGKDGKKHKKEGEEKAPDIMYGNVLVDPKEARRRKKRRIKNKKKELEQAKRMQRAKEDPKKATKMAWDVATRRAAGEKVHDNPKLIKESMKKDKKRQEKHAEEWKDRQRTVDIKKKQKQNKRKENIQGRAQEKKARKIEKREKKLMRPGFEGRKEGYVNE; encoded by the coding sequence ATGGGCAGGAAACCCtcggcttccgccgccgccgccgctgcggctgcggACCACGATTCCACCGTCGCCAGCGCCAAGGCCGCCGAGCTCCTAGCAGCAGCCGCTGACTGCGAGGGTATCCATGGGCACTCCATGTTCTTCGACGCCCTCGTGCAGCTTATACCCCCGCGCTTCTACCTCTCCGCCGACGATGATGTTCGCCCCTACTACCAGGGCCTCTCCAAGGCCGCCAAGGCGGCCATGAAGGCTCAGTCCCGCGCCAATATCAAGGCTGCCCGCCGAGCCCGCCTCGACCCGGCGGGGCCGCCTTCCTCCACCCTGGACCTTCTCAAGAAGTCCGTCGCCGACcaagaggcggaggagaagaaggaagaggaggaggataacTCACAAGACGGAAGCCAGGAGTCCGACGACGAGGCAACCTCAGAGGGCGGCGACGATGACCAGGACAACGAGGAgggagatgaagaggaggaagaggaggaggaggcagaggatgaGAAGCAGGAGATGCAGATGGCCCCGGCAGCAGTTGTCTCTGAAGATCGGTCGGTGACTTACGAGGAGCTGCGAGAGCGGCTTCAACGCCGCATTACAGAGCTCCGTGGGAACCGGTGCACCAGGCCGGAGTTCCTGAATAAGCCCCAGAAGGAGAAGGGTAAGAAGGGAAAGGGTGCTAAAGTGAAGGGGAAGGAAGAGGGTACAAAGCGGAAGCGTGAGGATGGCACTGGGGATGCAGAGGGTAAGGATGGGAAGAAGCacaagaaggaaggggaagagaaggCACCAGATATCATGTATGGCAATGTGTTGGTTGATCCAAAGGAAGCAaggcggaggaagaagaggaggatcaagaacaagaagaaggagcTGGAGCAGGCTAAGCGGATGCAGCGGGCAAAGGAGGATCCTAAAAAGGCCACCAAGATGGCCTGGGATGTGGCAACAAGGCGCGCGGCTGGGGAGAAGGTGCACGACAACCCCAAGTTGATTAAAGAGAGCATGAAGAAGGATAAGAAGCGGCAGGAGAAGCATGCGGAGGAGTGGAAGGACAGGCAGAGGACAGTGGACatcaagaagaagcagaagcagaataAGCGGAAGGAGAACATCCAGGGCCGGGCGCAggagaagaaggcacgcaaaataGAGAAGCGCGAGAAGAAGCTTATGCGCCCTGGTTTTGAGGGGCGCAAGGAAGGCTATGTCAACGAGTGA